One segment of Cyanobacterium sp. T60_A2020_053 DNA contains the following:
- the rplD gene encoding 50S ribosomal protein L4: MVNCVVKNWQGEQIGEAPLEMRIAKEENAEHIVHRALVRQLHNQRQGTASTKTRAEVRGGGRKPWRQKGTGRARAGSIRSPLWRGGGVIFGPKPRDYSVKMNRKERRLALRTAFMSRSEDLVVVENFNQNIEAPKTKVMVEAFGRWGVDPFSKILIVITEPTSENLYLSVRNLGNVKMINHDCLNIYDLLYADKIVVTSDALTKLQEVYNAE, translated from the coding sequence AAATCGGTGAAGCACCTTTAGAAATGAGAATTGCTAAAGAAGAAAACGCCGAGCATATCGTTCACCGTGCCTTAGTTCGTCAACTACATAATCAGCGTCAAGGTACAGCATCCACCAAAACCAGAGCAGAAGTGCGTGGTGGTGGTCGTAAGCCGTGGCGACAAAAAGGAACAGGTAGAGCAAGAGCCGGTTCAATCCGTTCTCCCTTATGGCGAGGCGGTGGTGTAATTTTTGGACCAAAACCCAGAGATTACAGCGTTAAAATGAACCGCAAGGAAAGACGTTTAGCATTGCGTACTGCTTTCATGAGTCGTAGTGAAGATTTAGTAGTAGTAGAAAACTTCAATCAAAATATTGAAGCCCCCAAAACCAAAGTAATGGTGGAAGCCTTCGGGCGCTGGGGTGTTGATCCTTTCTCTAAAATCTTAATCGTAATTACCGAACCTACCTCCGAAAACCTTTATTTGTCTGTCAGAAACTTAGGTAATGTAAAAATGATCAATCACGATTGTTTAAACATTTATGATCTGCTTTACGCTGATAAAATAGTTGTTACCTCTGACGCATTGACAAAATTACAGGAGGTTTACAATGCCGAATAA
- a CDS encoding 50S ribosomal protein L23 codes for MPNKRYGKTTAVRKTEAELPDLVIRPIVTEKATYMMEDNKYVFEVVKQATKPQIRAAIESLFEVKVVKVNTMNQPRKTRRVGQNVGYKPQYKKAIVTLAEGDSLQSIFFPDL; via the coding sequence ATGCCGAATAAAAGATACGGAAAAACCACCGCCGTCAGAAAAACGGAAGCGGAATTACCTGATTTGGTCATCCGTCCTATTGTCACAGAAAAAGCTACTTATATGATGGAAGATAATAAGTATGTTTTTGAAGTGGTTAAACAGGCAACTAAACCCCAGATCAGAGCCGCTATCGAAAGTTTATTTGAGGTCAAGGTAGTTAAAGTTAACACCATGAATCAACCTCGTAAAACTCGTCGAGTTGGTCAAAACGTAGGTTATAAACCTCAATATAAAAAAGCTATAGTAACCCTTGCTGAGGGAGACTCTTTGCAAAGTATATTCTTCCCTGATCTTTAA
- the rplB gene encoding 50S ribosomal protein L2, which produces MGVRTYRPYTPGRRQAVSSDFSEITKSTPEKSLTKYVHRKKGRNNRGVITSRHRGGGHKKLYRIIDFKRDKRDIGAEILAIEYDPNRNARIALVQYEDGEKRYILAPAGIAVGAKIIASETAPFEIGNALPLGKIPLGTEIHNIEMVAGKGGQIVRAAGGFAQLMAKEGDYVTIKLPSKEVRLIRKECYATIGRVGNIEARNLKLGKAGKTRHLGIRPHVRGSAMNPVDHPHGGGEGRAPIGRSGPVSPWGQPALGKKTRKKKKLSNKYIVRRRNANKGK; this is translated from the coding sequence ATGGGTGTTCGCACATACAGACCCTATACCCCCGGTAGAAGACAAGCGGTAAGCTCAGATTTTTCCGAAATTACTAAAAGTACGCCTGAAAAGTCCCTCACAAAATACGTCCATAGAAAAAAAGGTCGTAATAATCGTGGGGTAATTACCAGTCGTCACCGTGGTGGTGGTCATAAAAAACTTTATCGTATTATCGATTTTAAACGGGATAAGCGTGATATTGGCGCTGAAATTTTAGCTATCGAGTACGACCCAAACCGTAATGCTCGTATTGCCTTGGTGCAGTACGAAGACGGAGAAAAAAGATACATTCTAGCGCCCGCCGGCATTGCAGTGGGAGCGAAAATCATCGCCAGTGAAACAGCGCCCTTCGAGATAGGCAATGCTTTGCCATTGGGTAAAATTCCCCTTGGTACAGAAATCCATAACATCGAAATGGTAGCTGGAAAAGGTGGACAAATTGTCCGGGCAGCCGGTGGATTTGCTCAATTGATGGCTAAAGAAGGAGACTACGTTACCATCAAACTACCATCGAAAGAAGTACGTTTAATTCGTAAAGAATGCTACGCTACTATCGGTCGGGTAGGTAATATCGAAGCCAGAAACCTCAAACTCGGAAAAGCTGGTAAAACTAGACATTTGGGTATCAGACCCCATGTTCGTGGTAGTGCTATGAACCCTGTAGATCACCCCCATGGTGGTGGAGAGGGACGGGCGCCCATCGGTCGATCTGGTCCTGTATCTCCTTGGGGGCAACCGGCGCTGGGTAAGAAAACTCGTAAGAAGAAAAAACTCAGCAATAAATACATCGTTCGCCGTCGTAATGCCAACAAAGGCAAATAA
- the rpsS gene encoding 30S ribosomal protein S19, protein MSRSLKKGPFVADSLLSKIEKLNTKGEKQVVKTWSRASTILPQMIGHTIAVHNGRTHVPVFVSEQMVGHKLGEFAPTRTFRGHAKSDKKARR, encoded by the coding sequence ATGAGTCGTTCATTAAAAAAAGGACCTTTTGTAGCGGATAGTCTGCTCTCCAAAATTGAAAAATTAAACACCAAAGGAGAAAAGCAAGTTGTCAAAACTTGGTCAAGGGCTTCCACTATCCTCCCCCAAATGATCGGTCATACCATTGCCGTCCATAACGGTCGTACCCATGTACCCGTCTTTGTTTCCGAGCAAATGGTTGGTCATAAATTGGGAGAATTTGCACCGACTCGTACCTTCAGAGGTCACGCTAAAAGTGATAAAAAAGCTAGAAGGTAA
- the rplV gene encoding 50S ribosomal protein L22, which translates to MEVDTSQEVKAIARYIRMSPSKVRRVLDQIRGRTYREALIILEFMPYRACEPIIKVLRSAVANAEHNEGLDPTSLVVSTAFADGGPTLKRYRPRAQGRAYQIRKRTCHITVAVAPMV; encoded by the coding sequence ATTGAGGTTGATACTAGCCAAGAAGTTAAGGCTATCGCCCGTTACATTAGAATGTCACCATCAAAAGTGAGAAGGGTGCTGGATCAAATTCGTGGGCGCACCTATCGAGAAGCATTAATTATTCTCGAATTTATGCCCTACCGAGCTTGCGAGCCCATTATCAAAGTGCTTCGTTCTGCCGTAGCCAATGCCGAACATAACGAAGGATTAGACCCCACCAGTTTAGTGGTAAGTACCGCTTTTGCCGATGGTGGTCCTACCCTCAAACGTTATCGTCCTCGCGCGCAAGGTCGTGCCTATCAAATTCGTAAACGCACCTGCCACATTACTGTAGCAGTAGCACCAATGGTATAG
- the rpsC gene encoding 30S ribosomal protein S3, which produces MGQKVHPVGFRLGYTKDHLSCWYADPKEYPQLLQEDHKIRQYIDKQLANASVAEVKIDRKADQIDLSIHTARPGVVVGKGGAGIEKLRTDLQNLLNNQRQFRVNVIEVANVDANAALMAEFIGSQLERRVSFRRVVRQALQRAEKAEVKGIKIQVSGRLNGAEIARSEWIREGRVPLHTLRADIDYCYRTASTIYGILGIKVWIFKGEIIPGEENLPAPTNRGNRERRQPRRQKFEDRSSED; this is translated from the coding sequence ATGGGACAGAAAGTACATCCAGTGGGTTTCCGTCTCGGATATACCAAAGATCATTTATCTTGTTGGTATGCCGATCCTAAGGAATATCCCCAACTTCTTCAAGAAGACCACAAAATTCGTCAGTACATCGACAAACAACTTGCTAACGCCTCCGTGGCAGAAGTAAAAATAGATCGTAAAGCAGACCAAATCGACCTCTCCATTCATACCGCCCGTCCGGGTGTTGTGGTAGGTAAGGGGGGCGCTGGTATTGAAAAACTTCGTACTGACTTACAAAATTTACTAAACAATCAGCGTCAATTTCGAGTTAACGTCATTGAAGTTGCCAATGTGGACGCTAACGCCGCCCTGATGGCAGAATTTATCGGCTCACAGTTGGAAAGACGGGTGTCCTTTCGTAGGGTAGTACGTCAAGCCCTACAAAGAGCAGAAAAAGCCGAAGTAAAAGGCATTAAAATTCAAGTTAGTGGACGTTTGAACGGCGCTGAAATTGCTCGAAGTGAATGGATCAGAGAAGGTCGAGTTCCTCTTCATACCCTTCGTGCCGACATCGACTACTGTTATCGGACCGCCTCCACCATTTATGGAATTTTAGGCATCAAGGTCTGGATTTTCAAAGGAGAAATTATCCCCGGCGAAGAAAACCTACCAGCGCCCACCAACCGAGGCAACAGAGAACGCCGTCAACCGCGCCGTCAGAAATTTGAAGATCGCTCAAGTGAAGATTAA
- the rplP gene encoding 50S ribosomal protein L16: MLSPRRTKFRKQHRGRMTGNAYRGNTINFGDYGLQAIEPCWITSRQIEAARRAITRYVRRGGKIWIRIFPDKPVTMRPAETRMGSGKGNPEFWVAVVKPGRIMFEIAGIPEATAREAMRLASQKLPIKTKFITRSEEY; the protein is encoded by the coding sequence ATGTTAAGTCCAAGAAGAACAAAATTCCGTAAACAACATCGGGGCAGAATGACGGGCAACGCCTACCGTGGTAATACCATTAACTTCGGAGACTACGGTCTTCAAGCCATAGAACCTTGTTGGATCACCTCCCGTCAAATCGAAGCGGCCCGTCGGGCAATCACTCGCTACGTGCGCCGGGGTGGTAAAATCTGGATTCGCATTTTCCCCGACAAACCCGTTACCATGCGCCCGGCTGAAACTCGTATGGGTTCAGGAAAAGGTAATCCTGAGTTTTGGGTGGCAGTGGTTAAACCCGGTCGAATCATGTTTGAAATCGCCGGTATTCCTGAAGCTACCGCTAGAGAAGCTATGCGCCTTGCTTCGCAAAAACTTCCTATCAAAACTAAATTTATTACCAGATCGGAGGAGTACTAA
- a CDS encoding 50S ribosomal protein L29, with protein sequence MALPKVADARKLSDEDLAQEIINAKKKLFQLRLEQTTGRLDKPHLFKHTKLWIAQLLTVQGERQRQPDQATQA encoded by the coding sequence ATGGCTTTACCTAAAGTCGCAGACGCAAGAAAACTTAGTGATGAGGACCTAGCACAGGAAATCATTAACGCCAAAAAAAAGCTCTTTCAATTACGTTTAGAGCAAACCACTGGACGTTTAGATAAACCTCATCTGTTTAAACATACAAAACTTTGGATCGCCCAACTGCTTACAGTACAAGGTGAAAGACAAAGACAACCAGACCAAGCTACTCAAGCATAG
- the rpsQ gene encoding 30S ribosomal protein S17, whose translation MAQKERVGVVVSNKMDKTAVVAVENRSPHPKYGKIVVKTKKYKAHDPENQCQEGDRVRIRETRPLSKTKRWELTEIISTKAI comes from the coding sequence ATGGCACAAAAAGAAAGAGTTGGGGTTGTAGTCAGTAACAAAATGGATAAAACCGCTGTAGTTGCTGTAGAAAACCGTTCACCTCACCCCAAGTACGGCAAAATTGTCGTTAAAACCAAAAAATATAAAGCCCACGATCCCGAAAATCAATGTCAAGAAGGTGATCGTGTGAGAATCAGAGAAACCCGTCCCCTTAGTAAAACTAAACGCTGGGAATTGACGGAAATTATCAGCACCAAAGCAATTTAA
- the rplN gene encoding 50S ribosomal protein L14 yields MIQQQSYLNVADNSGARKIMCLRVLSTGNCTYGGIGDVIIAVVKDAIPNMAVKKSDIVRAVIVRTKQSLRRESGMSIRFDDNAAVIINKDNNPRGTRVFGPVARELRDRNFTKIISLAPEVL; encoded by the coding sequence ATGATTCAACAACAAAGTTACCTCAACGTAGCCGACAACAGTGGCGCTCGTAAAATCATGTGCTTAAGGGTGTTATCCACCGGTAACTGTACTTATGGTGGCATCGGTGATGTAATTATTGCCGTAGTCAAGGATGCAATTCCTAATATGGCAGTGAAAAAATCTGACATCGTTCGTGCAGTAATTGTCCGTACTAAACAATCTTTACGTCGTGAAAGTGGTATGAGTATTCGTTTTGACGACAACGCTGCCGTGATCATCAACAAAGATAATAACCCCAGAGGCACTCGTGTATTTGGTCCTGTGGCCAGAGAATTGCGCGACCGCAACTTCACCAAGATCATCTCTCTAGCTCCGGAGGTACTCTAA
- a CDS encoding 50S ribosomal protein L24, which produces MHVKKGDTVQIISGKDKGKVGEILLSIPKDSTVIVKGVNIRTKHVKPRQQGESGQITTYEAPIHSSKVMLYSEKEKVASRISYVITEEGKKVRKLKKTGEIID; this is translated from the coding sequence ATGCACGTAAAAAAAGGTGATACAGTACAGATTATCTCAGGAAAAGATAAAGGTAAAGTGGGAGAAATTCTCCTTTCCATCCCGAAAGATAGTACCGTGATTGTGAAGGGAGTTAATATCAGAACCAAACACGTTAAACCCCGTCAGCAGGGAGAATCAGGACAAATCACCACCTATGAAGCTCCGATTCATAGCTCCAAAGTAATGCTTTATTCTGAAAAAGAAAAAGTAGCTAGTCGTATTAGTTATGTCATTACTGAAGAAGGAAAAAAGGTGAGAAAACTGAAAAAAACTGGTGAAATTATTGACTAA
- the rplE gene encoding 50S ribosomal protein L5 produces MSRLKTLYQETITPKLKEQFGYENIHQVPKIAKVVINRGLGEASQNAKALESSLSELAIITGQKPVVTRAKKAIAGFKIRQGMPVGAMVTLRSDKMYAFLDRLISLALPRIRDFRGISPKSFDGRGNYSLGVREQLIFPEIEYDTIDQIRGFDISIITTANTDEEGRALLKEMGMPFRDK; encoded by the coding sequence ATGTCAAGACTAAAAACCCTTTATCAAGAAACAATTACTCCTAAACTAAAAGAACAGTTTGGTTATGAGAATATTCATCAAGTTCCCAAAATTGCCAAAGTTGTTATTAACAGAGGTTTAGGAGAGGCTTCTCAGAATGCTAAAGCACTAGAGTCATCACTTAGTGAACTAGCGATTATTACTGGACAAAAGCCCGTTGTTACCCGTGCTAAAAAAGCTATCGCCGGTTTTAAAATCCGTCAAGGAATGCCGGTGGGCGCTATGGTGACATTAAGATCAGATAAAATGTATGCTTTCTTAGATCGTCTCATTAGTCTAGCGTTACCCCGTATTCGTGACTTTCGTGGCATCAGTCCTAAAAGTTTTGATGGTCGAGGCAACTATAGTTTAGGGGTGCGTGAACAGTTAATTTTCCCTGAGATTGAATACGACACCATCGATCAAATCAGAGGTTTTGATATTTCCATCATCACCACCGCTAACACTGACGAAGAAGGACGAGCATTACTCAAGGAAATGGGTATGCCCTTTCGTGACAAATAA
- the rpsH gene encoding 30S ribosomal protein S8: MPAHDTISDMLTRIRNACAVRHPTVAIPSTRMTRSIADVLKTEGFIGTYEEVGEGVKKDIVVSLKYKGRNRQPIIQNIRRVSTPGLRVYSKKKDLPRVLGGIGVAIISTSQGIMTDREARKQGVGGEILCYIW; encoded by the coding sequence ATGCCAGCACACGACACCATCTCAGATATGCTGACTCGTATTCGTAACGCCTGTGCCGTACGCCACCCTACCGTGGCAATCCCCAGCACACGCATGACTCGTAGTATTGCTGATGTATTAAAAACAGAAGGCTTTATTGGTACTTACGAAGAAGTCGGCGAGGGAGTAAAAAAAGACATCGTTGTCTCTTTAAAATATAAAGGGAGAAATCGTCAACCAATTATCCAAAATATTCGTCGAGTTAGTACCCCCGGTTTAAGGGTGTATAGCAAGAAAAAAGATTTACCCAGAGTATTAGGTGGTATTGGGGTAGCAATTATCTCTACTTCCCAAGGCATCATGACTGACAGAGAAGCTAGAAAACAAGGTGTTGGCGGAGAAATTCTCTGCTACATCTGGTAA
- the rplF gene encoding 50S ribosomal protein L6, with protein MSRIGKRPITIPAKVNVEINGQQVKVVGPKGNLDRELPSLITVVQEGDTLEVSRVNDSRKARERHGLCRTLVANMIDGVSQGFEKKLEIQGVGYRAAAQGSKLTLNVGYSKPVEMEMPSGISVAVNNNTEVVVTGIDKELVGNMAAKIRAVRPPEVYKGKGIRYAGEYVRRKVGKSGKK; from the coding sequence ATGTCTCGTATTGGAAAACGTCCCATAACGATACCTGCTAAAGTAAACGTTGAGATCAACGGTCAACAAGTAAAAGTAGTTGGACCTAAAGGCAATTTGGATCGAGAATTACCATCTTTGATCACAGTTGTTCAAGAGGGAGACACTTTAGAAGTTAGCCGAGTTAATGATTCCCGTAAAGCTAGAGAAAGACACGGTTTGTGTCGTACTTTGGTGGCGAATATGATCGACGGAGTTAGTCAGGGTTTTGAAAAGAAATTAGAAATTCAAGGGGTTGGTTATCGTGCAGCCGCTCAAGGTTCAAAGCTGACCCTTAATGTGGGTTACAGTAAACCAGTGGAAATGGAAATGCCGAGTGGTATTTCTGTGGCGGTAAACAACAACACAGAAGTGGTAGTAACTGGTATCGATAAGGAATTAGTCGGTAACATGGCTGCGAAAATTCGTGCAGTTCGTCCCCCTGAAGTTTATAAAGGCAAAGGTATTCGCTACGCTGGTGAGTACGTCAGACGTAAAGTAGGTAAATCAGGTAAGAAATAA
- a CDS encoding 50S ribosomal protein L18, whose amino-acid sequence MTINRKNLVQRRHLRIRKKVTGTPERPRLAVFRSNVHIYAQIIDDVAQHTIASASTLDKELQEKLSSTSNCDASAEVGKLVAQRALSKGIGKVVFDRGGNIYHGRVKALAEAARETGLNF is encoded by the coding sequence ATGACCATTAATCGTAAAAATCTGGTTCAACGTCGTCATTTACGGATTCGGAAAAAGGTAACTGGAACACCTGAGCGCCCTCGCCTCGCCGTGTTTCGTTCTAATGTGCATATTTACGCTCAAATCATTGACGATGTGGCTCAACATACCATTGCTTCCGCTTCTACTTTGGATAAGGAGTTACAAGAGAAGTTAAGTTCTACTTCTAATTGTGATGCTTCGGCTGAGGTGGGCAAGTTGGTAGCTCAAAGAGCTTTATCGAAAGGCATCGGGAAGGTAGTTTTTGACCGTGGTGGTAATATTTATCATGGACGAGTCAAAGCCTTAGCGGAAGCCGCCCGTGAAACTGGTCTAAACTTCTAA
- the rpsE gene encoding 30S ribosomal protein S5 yields MAKEREQRDQKDQRKGKQRKQREKKDTTWQERVVQIRRVSKVVKGGKKLSFRAIVVVGNEKGQVGVGVGKAGDVINAVRKAVTDGKKHLISVNLNKASSITHVSNGVAGGAKVFMRPAAPGTGVIAGGAVRTVLELAGIKNILAKQQGSNNPLNNARAAVNALQQIRSFSEVARERDIPLEQIYS; encoded by the coding sequence ATGGCAAAAGAGCGCGAACAAAGAGATCAAAAAGATCAACGCAAAGGCAAGCAAAGAAAGCAACGTGAGAAAAAAGATACTACTTGGCAAGAGCGAGTTGTGCAAATTCGTCGTGTTAGTAAAGTAGTGAAGGGCGGTAAAAAGCTCAGTTTCCGTGCCATTGTGGTGGTAGGAAACGAAAAAGGACAAGTAGGTGTTGGTGTGGGGAAAGCTGGAGATGTCATCAATGCAGTGCGTAAGGCTGTTACTGACGGTAAAAAGCATCTCATCTCCGTTAACCTCAATAAAGCTAGTTCTATTACCCATGTTAGTAATGGTGTGGCGGGGGGAGCTAAAGTATTTATGCGCCCGGCTGCTCCGGGTACTGGGGTAATTGCGGGGGGCGCTGTGCGTACAGTGCTTGAATTAGCTGGAATCAAAAATATTTTAGCGAAACAACAAGGGTCTAATAATCCTTTGAATAATGCTCGGGCAGCGGTTAATGCTCTCCAGCAAATTCGTAGTTTCTCTGAAGTGGCAAGGGAAAGAGATATTCCTTTAGAACAAATTTATTCATAA
- a CDS encoding 50S ribosomal protein L15, whose protein sequence is MRLHNIAPKPSSKKRRRRIGRGISAGQGASGGFGMRGQKSRSGTGTKPGFEGGQMPLYRRVPKLKHFTVVNRKEYTIINVEKLADLPANSDVTIESLMEVGIVTTNDGPLKILGNGEISVALNIKAAAWSKSAETKVTGAGGSISIPEYTQGNSDQ, encoded by the coding sequence ATGAGACTTCATAACATCGCTCCAAAACCTTCCTCCAAAAAACGTCGTCGCCGGATCGGTCGGGGTATCTCCGCTGGTCAAGGTGCTAGTGGCGGTTTCGGCATGAGAGGTCAAAAATCTCGTTCTGGTACGGGTACTAAACCCGGGTTTGAAGGGGGGCAAATGCCTCTCTACAGACGTGTACCGAAGTTAAAACATTTTACAGTAGTCAATCGCAAGGAATACACCATTATCAATGTGGAGAAGTTAGCTGATTTACCTGCTAATAGTGATGTCACCATTGAGTCTTTGATGGAAGTTGGTATTGTTACTACTAATGACGGTCCTTTGAAAATTTTAGGTAATGGAGAAATCTCTGTGGCTTTAAATATCAAAGCGGCTGCTTGGAGTAAATCTGCTGAAACTAAGGTGACGGGCGCTGGTGGTTCAATTTCTATTCCAGAATATACTCAAGGCAATAGTGATCAATAA
- the secY gene encoding preprotein translocase subunit SecY, which translates to MVVSREKTPTAQETFMQMAQAAGLRGRLLVTLGLLVLIRLGIYIPVPGIDRDAFEAAVQTLPFLGFLDLFTGGGLASVGIFALGILPYINASIIIQLLTSAVPALEDLQKNEGEIGRRKIAQITRYVALGWAIIQSTGITIGLLRPYAVNPGPLFILETVLAITAGSMFVMWVSELITERGLGNGASLLIFVNIVAVLPRTLGNTIDYAQSGGREAIAQVVLLILVFLVMIVGIVFVQEGTRRIPIISARRQVGRRLYRERTSYLPLRLNQGGVMPIIFASAVLVLPSSVAGFAEETPFNALLNQVALALRPGSIWYVVVYSVLIVFFSYFYASLISNPEDIAQNLKKMGSSIPGIRPGKATVAYLEGVLNRLTLLGAVFLTVVATVPTFVESATGVTTFQGFGATSLLILVGVAIDTAKQVQTYVISQRYEGMVKE; encoded by the coding sequence ATGGTTGTTAGCAGAGAAAAAACTCCCACTGCTCAAGAAACTTTTATGCAAATGGCTCAAGCCGCTGGGCTTCGTGGTCGTTTGCTCGTTACTCTAGGGTTACTGGTGTTGATCCGTTTAGGTATTTATATCCCTGTACCGGGTATTGATAGAGACGCTTTTGAGGCGGCGGTGCAAACTCTTCCTTTTTTGGGCTTCTTAGACCTATTTACAGGAGGCGGTTTAGCTTCTGTGGGCATATTTGCTCTAGGTATTTTACCTTATATCAATGCTTCCATTATTATTCAGTTGTTAACTTCTGCTGTTCCTGCACTGGAAGATTTACAAAAGAATGAGGGGGAAATCGGGCGCCGTAAAATCGCTCAAATTACCCGTTATGTGGCTTTAGGGTGGGCTATCATTCAAAGTACGGGTATTACCATTGGGTTACTTCGTCCTTATGCGGTTAATCCCGGTCCTTTATTCATCCTTGAGACGGTATTGGCTATTACGGCTGGTTCTATGTTTGTGATGTGGGTATCGGAATTAATCACTGAGCGCGGTTTGGGTAATGGCGCATCTTTGTTGATTTTTGTAAATATTGTCGCAGTGTTACCTCGTACTTTAGGCAATACCATCGATTATGCTCAAAGTGGTGGACGAGAAGCTATCGCCCAAGTGGTGCTATTGATTCTCGTGTTTTTGGTAATGATTGTGGGGATTGTTTTTGTGCAGGAAGGTACGCGCCGTATTCCTATTATCTCGGCTCGTCGTCAAGTCGGGCGCCGTTTATACCGTGAACGCACCAGTTATCTTCCTTTGAGACTTAATCAGGGGGGTGTGATGCCAATTATTTTCGCTTCGGCGGTGTTGGTCTTGCCTTCCTCTGTGGCTGGTTTTGCGGAAGAAACTCCCTTTAATGCTTTACTGAATCAGGTAGCTTTGGCTTTGCGTCCGGGTTCAATTTGGTATGTGGTAGTTTATTCTGTACTGATCGTCTTTTTCAGTTATTTTTATGCTTCTTTGATTTCTAATCCTGAAGATATTGCTCAAAATTTGAAGAAGATGGGTTCTAGTATTCCTGGCATTCGTCCGGGTAAGGCTACGGTGGCTTATTTGGAAGGGGTGTTAAATCGTTTAACTCTTTTAGGGGCGGTTTTCTTAACAGTGGTGGCTACTGTGCCTACTTTCGTGGAAAGTGCGACGGGAGTTACTACTTTTCAAGGTTTTGGGGCAACTTCCCTGTTAATTCTTGTGGGTGTGGCTATTGATACCGCTAAACAGGTGCAAACCTATGTCATCTCTCAACGTTATGAGGGTATGGTTAAGGAGTAG
- a CDS encoding adenylate kinase produces the protein MTRLIFLGAPGAGKGTQGQMLAQSLRIPHISTGDMLRSAIASQSPLGLKAKSYVDNGDLVPDELILDLIKERLRQNDALKGWILDGFPRNVSQAEFLGNLLSQLNQNCQSVINLNVPDDTLIKRLLARGRKDDNEETIANRLEVYRQKTAPLIDFYDQKGLLKNVDGDRPMAEISRDLHTMVKS, from the coding sequence ATGACAAGACTAATTTTTTTGGGGGCGCCGGGCGCTGGGAAGGGTACTCAAGGACAGATGTTGGCTCAAAGTTTAAGAATCCCTCATATTTCTACGGGGGATATGTTGAGAAGTGCCATTGCTTCTCAGTCTCCTTTGGGTTTGAAGGCTAAATCTTATGTGGATAATGGGGATTTAGTTCCTGATGAGTTGATTTTAGATTTGATCAAGGAAAGATTACGTCAAAATGATGCTCTTAAAGGTTGGATTTTAGACGGTTTTCCTCGTAATGTTTCTCAAGCTGAGTTCTTAGGAAATTTATTGAGTCAGTTAAACCAAAATTGTCAGTCGGTAATTAATCTAAATGTCCCAGATGATACTTTGATTAAGCGTTTGTTGGCAAGAGGAAGAAAAGATGATAACGAGGAGACTATTGCTAATCGTTTAGAAGTGTATCGCCAAAAAACAGCGCCCCTCATCGATTTTTACGATCAGAAGGGTTTACTTAAAAATGTGGATGGCGATCGACCTATGGCAGAAATTAGTCGGGACTTACATACGATGGTCAAATCCTGA
- the infA gene encoding translation initiation factor IF-1 has product MSKKDLIEMEGTVTESLPNAMFRVDLDNGFNVLAHIAGKIRRNYIKILPGDRVKVELTPYDLSKGRITYRLKGKKA; this is encoded by the coding sequence ATGTCAAAAAAAGACTTGATTGAAATGGAAGGCACTGTGACGGAATCACTACCTAATGCCATGTTCCGAGTGGACTTAGATAACGGATTTAACGTTCTTGCCCATATCGCTGGGAAAATTAGACGTAATTACATCAAAATTTTACCTGGTGATCGTGTCAAAGTTGAGTTAACTCCCTATGATTTGAGTAAGGGTAGAATAACTTACCGACTTAAAGGAAAAAAAGCCTAA
- the rpmJ gene encoding 50S ribosomal protein L36: MKVRASVKKICDKCRVIRRKGRVMVICENPKHKQRQG, translated from the coding sequence ATGAAAGTTAGAGCATCAGTTAAAAAAATCTGTGACAAATGCCGTGTGATTCGCCGTAAAGGTCGGGTAATGGTCATTTGTGAGAATCCCAAACACAAACAACGTCAGGGATAA